One genomic segment of [Phormidium] sp. ETS-05 includes these proteins:
- a CDS encoding DUF3067 family protein: protein MNAQEIRQLLLQKWGASYDIQFRRTGGKLFLQIMWKYQEQASFPLSEAEYMEHLDTVASYLDAWGAAPQVQAYIAQTKEKPRLGKAVSIPLDLGDRASEWMLEKF from the coding sequence ATGAACGCACAGGAAATCCGCCAGCTCCTGCTCCAGAAGTGGGGCGCCTCCTACGATATCCAGTTTCGCCGCACTGGAGGCAAATTGTTTCTCCAGATTATGTGGAAATATCAGGAACAAGCATCGTTTCCCCTGAGTGAGGCGGAATATATGGAACACCTGGATACAGTCGCCAGCTATCTAGATGCCTGGGGGGCGGCTCCCCAGGTACAGGCGTATATTGCCCAAACTAAGGAAAAACCCCGCTTGGGGAAAGCGGTAAGTATTCCTCTGGATTTGGGCGATCGGGCTTCTGAGTGGATGCTGGAAAAGTTTTAA
- the petC gene encoding cytochrome b6-f complex iron-sulfur subunit yields the protein MAQASGSPDVPSMGRRQFMNLLTFGSATGVALGALYPVVKYFIPPSSGGAGGGLTAKDALGNDIKASEFLASHNPGDRTLAQGFKGDPTYVIVTEDKAIADFGLNAVCTHLGCVVPWNAGENKFICPCHGSQYNAQGKVVRGPAPLSLALVHVNVADDKINLTQWKETDFRTGEEPWWA from the coding sequence ATGGCTCAAGCTTCCGGATCTCCTGACGTACCCAGCATGGGGCGTCGCCAGTTTATGAACCTTCTCACGTTCGGTTCCGCCACGGGGGTGGCTCTCGGAGCCCTCTACCCCGTGGTCAAGTATTTTATCCCGCCCTCCAGCGGGGGCGCCGGGGGCGGACTGACTGCCAAAGACGCTTTGGGTAACGACATCAAGGCGAGCGAGTTTTTGGCCAGCCACAACCCGGGCGATCGCACCTTGGCTCAAGGATTCAAAGGCGATCCCACCTACGTGATTGTCACCGAAGATAAAGCGATCGCCGACTTCGGCTTAAACGCCGTTTGCACCCACTTGGGTTGCGTCGTGCCTTGGAACGCCGGGGAAAACAAATTCATCTGTCCCTGCCACGGTTCTCAATACAACGCCCAGGGTAAAGTAGTACGCGGACCAGCCCCCCTATCTCTGGCTCTGGTTCACGTCAACGTCGCCGATGACAAAATTAACCTCACCCAGTGGAAGGAAACCGACTTCCGCACCGGCGAAGAACCCTGGTGGGCGTAG
- the petA gene encoding cytochrome f → MLVVSATIAFFLASDIAFPQSAAAYPFWAQQTAPATPREATGRIVCANCHLGVKPTEVEVPQSVLPDTVFEAVVKIPYDTSVQQVLGDGSKGGLNVGAVLMLPEGFKIAPPDRIPEELQEKVGGLYFQPYSEDQENIVIVGPLPGEQYQELVFPVLSPNPETDKSVKYGKYSIHVGGNRGRGQVYPTGEKTNNGVYNASASGTIAQIAPQDGGGYAITVKTAEGSEVVDTVPPGPELTVSVGDTVTAGQAITNNPNVGGFGQRDVEIVLQSADRVKWLIALFALVTITQIFLVLKKKQVEKVQAAEMNF, encoded by the coding sequence ATGCTGGTGGTGAGTGCCACGATCGCCTTCTTCCTCGCCAGTGATATTGCCTTCCCCCAGTCAGCCGCCGCTTATCCTTTCTGGGCACAGCAAACCGCACCAGCAACCCCCCGGGAAGCTACCGGACGCATTGTCTGCGCTAACTGCCACTTGGGCGTCAAACCCACAGAAGTGGAAGTCCCCCAGTCGGTCCTACCGGATACCGTATTTGAAGCCGTGGTGAAAATCCCCTATGACACCAGCGTGCAGCAAGTGTTGGGAGATGGCAGCAAAGGCGGTCTCAACGTGGGCGCCGTTTTAATGCTGCCCGAAGGCTTCAAAATCGCTCCTCCTGACAGAATTCCCGAAGAACTGCAGGAAAAAGTAGGGGGTCTGTACTTCCAACCCTACAGCGAAGACCAAGAAAACATCGTCATCGTCGGACCGTTACCGGGCGAACAGTATCAAGAACTGGTGTTCCCAGTGCTGTCTCCCAACCCGGAAACCGATAAATCCGTCAAATACGGTAAGTATTCTATCCACGTAGGTGGCAACCGGGGTCGGGGTCAGGTTTATCCCACTGGTGAAAAGACCAATAATGGGGTTTACAATGCCTCTGCATCTGGGACGATCGCCCAGATTGCTCCTCAAGACGGGGGCGGTTATGCCATTACCGTCAAAACCGCTGAAGGTAGCGAAGTAGTCGATACCGTTCCTCCCGGTCCAGAGCTAACCGTATCCGTTGGCGATACTGTCACCGCCGGACAAGCCATTACCAACAATCCCAATGTGGGCGGTTTTGGCCAGCGGGATGTGGAAATCGTGCTGCAAAGTGCCGATCGCGTCAAATGGCTGATCGCATTATTTGCCCTAGTGACGATTACCCAAATCTTCCTCGTCCTCAAGAAAAAGCAAGTGGAAAAAGTGCAAGCCGCCGAGATGAACTTCTAA